The following is a genomic window from Halichoerus grypus chromosome 5, mHalGry1.hap1.1, whole genome shotgun sequence.
CCAAGCTCACAGCCAGGAGGCCCCGGACCAGGGAGGGCCTGAAACGAccttgagagagacagtgaagagACACAGAGGGCAAAGGTCAGAAGAAGGACCTGTGGGTGGCGGGGTCGCCGTGCAGCGGACCACCGGCCCAGCCCTCCCAGAGATGCTGCTGTGGGGCCCAGAGGCCAGGAAGACCCCTGCGCCTGGGGTCACTTGGTCAAGTCCTGCCTCCCCAGAGGCGCCTCATTTCCCGAGCCCGCGCTACCAGGCAGGTACTGGGTGAGGGTGCCCTGTACTTGTACCCTGGCGAGGGGTCAGCCGTGCGACTCCCACTGCATAGGCAGGAAACAGGGCTCTAGGGGAGTGAGGAGTACCCCgcccaggctccaggctggggtTCCCGGTCGCACCCCAGACCAGCCGGATGTGGGGGAAGCACCTATTTCCGGTCAGCTCAAAACCATCTGCGCACCCCTGTCCATCCATCTTCTCCACACGTGTCCCCCGGGCTGACTGCTGCATGCCCACTGGGTGCCCGGCGCTTCAAAGCACCAGGATCTGATGTCACTCCCTGCCCCGCGGCGCTCCCGGCTGGCGTCCCCTGGGGACCCTGCGTGGGGGCCGAAGCGCTCTGCGTCTGTGCTAGTGATAGGAGCCCACACGTGGCTCTGGGGTACTCGGGATGCGGCAGCGGATCCAGACCCTGATCCGAGGATGGGCTGCTGTCTGCCGAGGGGTGGCTGGACCCAGAGGTGCTGGGCGGGTTAACTCACTGTCTTGCGCCACTCAAGAGCCTGGAGGGCTTTTTCTCTCAGGGTCCCAGACAgaccaggaggggaggggagctgcaGCCCCGCGGCCCCCGCGCCCCCCTGCCTTCCACCCCCAGGTCGGAGCACAGACCTCGCCAGGCGGCGGCCTCCTCCGCGCACCCTTGGGTGGTGGTGTCCACCACGCAGGTGGACGACTGAGATGAGTCGTCCTCTTTCTTGATGGACCGGCTGCTGCAAACGCTGCCTCTTTCTGGCGCCGACCTCGTGTCTGCGGAGAGAAGGGGTGTCGGTGGGTGTGCACAGCTCACCCCCAGGGACGGACATGGGGCAGCGCTACCTCCAGTCCCCGGACCGCCCTTGGATGTGGCCAGCCAGCCCTGCCCGTCCCCGCCCACTTGCCCTACCCTGGGCAACGGGAGGCCAGGGCCTCATTGATACCCCGGCTGTGTGGCTGCCACGAAGGGGAGCTGGTTTTAGATCAGGAGCAGCAAACTCCATGGCCAACGGGCGCTGACAGATGGTGGCCACAAGCGAGGCTtcgggaggtggggctggggggggccgAGGCTGGGATGTGGGATCTCAACCTGTCCTTGCACCTGTCTGGCCAGTACCCAGACCCACTGTGGCCAGATCTTCTGACATTGTCAGAGGCACAGTAAATCCACACATTCGTGTGAAAGTTCTAAATTTTAACGGTTGAGgcctaactttaaaaaatttaaaaaatgcttggcAGAACACCACCAtttgagcaaaacaaaaatatctgcGACCAGACAGGTGCAGGCTAGCAGGGCATGATGCGTTTTTGATCCATCCCAAGGAACAAAGGACCCTCAAGGTCaattgcaaaagaagaaaataaaatcagccgACGGAGGGCAATGTCTCGGACGGTTCAAGGTCACCAGAAGGCAGGCGGGGAGTGTCTGGAGCTTGGGAGAGTGGCTGCACGTGCCCGGGGAAGAGGAAGGACAGGCCCAGTGCCAGCTCATCCCACACCTGTGGGCCAGAGGCACCGTCACAGCTCGGCTGGGCTCTCCCgactcccgggggggggggggggcggcggtcAGCGGGTCGTACCCATGGTGAGCTTCGTGTCCTGTGCCGGCGATCTCTGGGGGACCTGGGGCGGCTCGATGGGGAAGAGGCTGCCGTTGTGGGGCGAGTGTTCGTCTGAGCTGCTGGGTGTGTTGGGGACCTCCCCGGGGGGTGACGGGAACAGCAGCAGCTTCTGCCCGTTCAGGTTGAGCCGGGCTGGGCTGATGAGGGGCCTGCGGTGACGCAGAGAGCCAGAGCTGGAGGCCACGGAGCCGGCCACGGAAGGCGCcggggaagggagtggggaagaggggtAGCATCCCGACAGCAGAGAGAAGTAATCTGGAGGGCAGGAGGACAGAGACCACGACTTTGGGTAAGACTGGCGACAAGGCGTGAGCATCCCCCACTGTCGCAGCTACCCTTGTTACGGCTGCCTTGTTCCTGGGGCTTCTCCCCTCATAACCCGGGAAGAAAGGCAACGCTGCACCCAGACGGGGGACAGAGGGAAGCCTGCCGGGCgctgagggagggcagaggaTCACAGACCCTTCGCCACATCCCTGCTGCCCTGAGGGCACTCCTGACTTAACTAGGGTCAGCGaaccccagccctgctcctggcGGGATCGAGTGTGCGTCTCCGTCAGTCATCACTGGTAAGGGTGACGGCATGGTATCAAATCCTGGAAACTACCGcgcccatttcacagaagaggaaagcgAGGCACAGCGCTGTGAGTCACTTGCCCAGGGCTGCACAGCTGGGAGGCACAGGGCTGAGACTTGAACACAGGCCCCTGTCAGACCCTAAAGCTCACGCTTAACCACACTGCTGTCCCACCCACAGGATGCTCTGGAAACCCCGGCCCCGCACCGCCCCCGTTGAACGCAGCTTCCCCGTCCTCCTTACCTGAAACAGGAACCTCTCCAGATCGAGACACCTGAGACGGGGGGCGGCTCCCGCTGAACAGATACCCTGAGtctggagaggaaagagaagggcgACACGTGTCGGGCCGTGGTGACGACAGCCACCCACCCCCTCCATTCTCCAGTCCCCGCTCTGCTGACACTTAACCTTTGTCACTCACGCCAGGCTTTCACGAAAACACGCGCCCTCAACTGACTGCATCTCTCAGTGAGGAGAGATCCGCTTGGCCCGCTCTCAGCTTGCAGAGAAAGAAACCCACAGCGGCCCCTTGCCCCCATAGCTACTCCTTCAGCCTTCTGGGGTCCTCCCCTCCACTAACCTGCGCCTGCCGGCCGTGCTGCACCTCAGGGGGCACCGAACATGCTGCTTTTTCTCAGCCAAGTGCACCCCGAGGGCAGAGACACCCCCCCACGTATCCTATGTTCCCCCAGTGCTCGGCTGAGAGCTGAGTGTGCAAAGATCCAGCAGCCACCACGTGCCGTCCTGAGCGGTTGCTGTTTCACCACCCTTGGGGCTCCGAGGGTCCCTCGGTCACAGCGGccgcctgccccttcccccacaagGCCCAGGGACACAGACCCAGGTCAACCCGTGTCTGGGTAAGGGTGCCCGTGTTGCCCAAGCACAGAGTCCTTTCCAGAACCTGCTCTATAGATGCCAGGAGAGCAGTCTCTTTGCCGGGCATGAGCTCTAGGGGAGCAGGGATGAGGCTggaagcagggaggagcagaggcgagtagggcgagagagagacagacacacacaggaaacGGGAACCTGGCCTGGCGCTTGAGCCCCGGACCACCGCGCCTCCTGGTTACCTGAGCCAAGGAGCTGCAGAAACTCATCCTCAACGCCCCCAGCAGGGAGACCCTGGGATCCCACCCGTCACCAGACATTCCGAGACCAGCCCGCGTCTCACAATTGCCCTGCTGTCCTTGCCTCCAGCCCCACAGGGCAACAGGGAGGCTGCAGGTCCTCCACGATGGGTGGGAGACCCTGCCTCCACGGCCTACGCCGGCTCTGGAATGCCACCCACCGCTCCAAGGTGCTGGAAATGGGAGCCCCCCAGCTCGGCCCCCCAGGGTCAGCGTGCACGGAGAGTCATCCCGGGAGcgtggggcccagggcagggctgctcCTGGCGCCCTCAGCAGTCGGCGTGTTCCCTCCCCACGTTCTCTTCAAGGGCCACAGGGAACAGACAGGGACATCTCTGTTcagggggaaaaggaaaaccaTCCAAGTATGAACTCGGGATATACGCAAAATGGCCTTTAACGGCCCTGTTCTAGAAGCTTCCCTGACATCATGCCCATCTCAGCCCTGAGGCACAGCCTCTGGCTCTAGACCCTCCCAGGGTCATGGGCTGGGGGCCTGCTTGGCTGCGCCCCGCTGATGGTTCTTGGCACTTCAGTTGCCCACATCAGGTGCTCACAACACCACCACGGCGCGTGTACCATCACCAGCCCGGCTGGTGATGGGGGAGTCTGAGCACCCCCATTTTGCCTCCATCAGACCGGCAGCTGGTGGGCTTTTCTccagagggaggggcagtggtAGGGAGCCTGGGGCTCACTTTTTCAACCCTGAGCTTGACTACAGGGGACAGGAGGGGTAGGAAGGTGCCCCTCGGAGGTCAAGTCCCTGCCTTTCACCCCGTAGACATTAACCGgaggcatttctttttatttttttttttaagtaggctctatgcccaacgtggggcttgaactcacgatcctgagatcaagagtcatacgctctactgactgagccagccaggtgccccagtcatttcatattttaaagagcAAAACAAGAGGCAGACTTCTCCCCCAGTCTGCATCTCTGTCCCTAAGACGGCCATCGAAGGCTCTGGCAGGACCCGAGGTGAGCTGGTCCTACAGAGGCCTGGGAGCTTGGGCCCGTCCCCACCTTGGCCCCAACCAGccccaccctcatccccaccCAGAAGGCCTGATGGGACAGCTCCAGAGAACACTCTGGGGGAAGGGCCCAGCTGCTGGGCCTGTCAGGTTCCCACATTCAGGGAATTCCAgggtcacccccacccccagggccgcAGGCAGGGGATCAAGAACTCTGCTGAATGACCATTCCCGGAGGAGGGCAGCTCGCCCAGCAAGCCAGCTCACTTCTGGTTACACAGAACTATCTGGAGTCCGGGCGTCTGTATTTAGGGCAATCACACCTTCGGCCCTACCCCGAAGGCCTTGAACCCTACCCACCGTTATGACCCGTCCCTCCTGCGGTGTGACCCACCCTCTACCCAGGAGGATGCCTGAGCTCAGGAGCCAGATGACTGGGCACAAAGCCCAGCCTGCAgtgggaccctgggcaagtcacggggggagactgaagctcagaggggCATCTGACTGGAACTGGAGCCTCCAGCCCGGTGGAGCTGCTGAGGGGCTTAAATGAGACACCGACTGCAGATTATCAAGCCTGGATTAACCGAGATGACATCCACATTCTTGGAGGCTGCGATCCTGCCTCGTGGCTTCCCACTCCCAAACCTGCCACCCACGCAGCCAGCCCCCAGGACGCAGCCCGAGGAGGAGGCAAGCCCAGTCCGCCCAGGTGGCTTCCCAGAGCGCCGAGGGCCATCACAGAGAGCTTGCCAGGCTCCGAGGAGGAAACACTGGATTTAATTTATAACTGACTTCCCGGGAAGATTCTGCTGGAAAAGGTGAAGGATGAGACTCTCGGGACAGGGACCAGGTCTCAGTCATGCCAGGGCCCGCGTGCggcaagcactcagtaaatgcggACAAATTTTCCAGCCCCCAAGATCTCAAAACAACGGCAGTGGTAATGACAGTAAGAGTGGTGGTGAAAGACAACGCCCAACGTGTGTGGATGTCTACCGAGTGCCCGCTGCCCTTCCAGAAGGTGCTTTGAATGTGTCACCTCAGTTTGCCACAAACACCCACAGGCAGGTTCTGCTACTAACCTCGTTTTCttggagggaaactgaggctcagaggagcgAGGCAGCTGCCGAATGGGCGCCCCAGGATCTGACCCCAGTTCCGCCTGTCTGTAGGGCAGGAGCTCTCGGCACCCTCCCGCCCCGCGCCCAGCCCCGCTCTGCCCGCCCCCGTCCAGCGCCTCTTACCTGCCCGCGTCAGGGAGGGTATGGTTCCCAGCGAGAGGGCCCGGCTGAGGCGGCCTGGCAGCGACGAGGGTGAGGCCCGTCGAGGAGACCGGAACAGCTGCTGGTTGGCGAGCGGCAGGAAGCCGGGTGCGGTGGGGATGAACAGAGACGGCGAAGGGCCCGCGCTCGGGCAGGGCACAGCCAGGCTGGGGCTCGCGGGGAAAAGGCCGGCCGCGTCGCGCGGGAAACACCTGCAAGAGCCCGTCGGGCacgggagagaagaggagggtcAGCCCTGGGTGGCTCTGGAGGCTGCAGCCTCCGCCCAGGTCCCgtcccctgtcccctctcccctggTGCCAGGTGGGGCCGGAGCCGGGGTCCCAGGGAGGCGTGCGTTAGTTGAAGCAGAAAAGCAGTCCGACCACATTCACGCCATTAGGAGCGGGTGGCTGGGAGGAGCCAGCGTGACCCACCCCTCCCTGCATGCCCCCTCCGATCCCACCCACCCCTCGGCTTCACAGCAAACTAGTTCCACTACTAGTCTCGGTATTAAAGTGACACTGTCGCCCTTGCCAACCTCACGCCAACCCTTCGCCTTGAAGCAAAAATGCCCAACCCCGTGCCAGGCACTCAATGAAGGCCAAGGGCCTTGGGCTCCTGCTGGCCACTTTGTGCTCCGTGCCCAGAGCCTCCTGACAGGGCGGCTGAGCTCGGGGagccccctgctccccagggcccGGCTCCGGGAATCCCGCTACTGCTCTCTGGTCTTGGACACTCGTCTAAAGCCCCTTGCAGAGCGGAGGGGGAGGCGGCCAGGCTGGGGATCCCCGGGAAGAGGCTCTTGGGGGACACAAGCCTAACTCAAGCTTAGAAAAGACCGGTAAACGATCGCAAGGCTGCCCAAAAGACGGAAGGTGACAGTGTCTCTTTAACTCGAGAATGGGACAAATCACACAACAGGACCTGATGGCCCCAAGCCAGATTGTCAACCATGCTTCTGATTAAGGCAACCGAttacagagggaggagagggacagaggcagtTAATACATTAGTCCGCCGTCTGGACGGAGCTGGGGGAGGTCCAGCCTTACCTCAGTCCCAAGGGACAATTGGGGCCATGGACAAGGTGCCGATGGACGGGCAGGCTGGCTCAGGCCCTGCAGCAGAGCCGGGGGCCTGCTAAGGGACCCACCCTGCGCCCCTCGTGACCAAACGCTCAGGGCACCGCTAGCCAAACTACAGTCCACTTATTCCCCTATTTTTCACTCCCAGCCCTTGCTTTAAATAAATTCTAAGAGGCAAGTGTGGGGTCCACCGTTGCCCTCCTAGAGAATCATGGGACCTTTATAATGCTTTCCAAAGCGCCACGAGGCTACGTGGATGTCAGAACCAAAGGCGGGGCCCCCGGGTTTGGGGGACATCGGGAAATCGTGGCAGGAACTCATCAAGCCAATCACCAGAAGGATCCGGCCAACTCCAGGCTGGACGCGCCCACACTCCGCATGCTGACCTGTTCTGCCCAAGCCTGTCGGACACCCACCTCCTTGCCCCCCAGACACCTGAGAAAGGTTTTGTCTCTACACAGATTGATCTGGTGTTGTCACTGTGGAACTGTGATACCATGTGGCAGGATGGCACCACTACTGTGGGGGAAGAGCCAGAGGTCGGCGGGGGGGCACCTCACTcgctgtgggggcagggaaggcgcACTGGGGCCCCTGGTCAGCTTGCTCTGATCGCCCTGAAGTTCTGTCCCCTGCCGGGCCCTGCACCTCCCCAGGaccgggtgggggcagggcacgTCTAGGCCTGTCCAGCAGATGGCAGCAGGACTCTGCATCAGGCCTCCTGTGCCCACCCCCTACCGCAGAGCCCACAGCGCGCCCCCCCCACCCGGGCAAGTGAGGGGAGAGGCTCCACGTCGGGCTGCAGGGTTCAGAGGTGGTCAGCTGTGCCCGGGAGAAGCTTCCAGGGTCTTTCCAGCTCTTCCCTGCTTTTCCCAGATCCTGCTCACACCTGGGGCCGCCCCAGGGCTTAAAACCCGAGTCTCTCAGCCATGTGGCACAGGAACTGTTCCCAATCTCTAATTCCACTAAGAACGCTGGCCCTAAGGAGCCGGTTCTTTGGCCCGAGCCCTCCTGCTGTGACACGCAGTGACATCAGTCACCTGGCAGATCCTCTGTAAAGTGCCAAGGGAGCCGCAGCCGGTCCCTGGGAACCTCTGCCAGGCTCCAGAGGGCTCAGAAGTATCGACGCTTCCTTTGGCTAGCAACCCTCCACAGCCCACCCTGCACCCTCAAGCCCCATCTCACAGAGGCCCTCAGCCCCGAATCCAAGTCTGTACGCTTACTGGAATAAATGGGTTCTGGGACGGGGCAGGCGGCTGTCCCATGTCCCATCTGACACGAAGGGAGCCGGCCGGTCTTTTTCGATCCAATCCCAGTCCGAGATGGGAACGGAAGGAGAGAAGGACTACATTTTAGGCAGCATTTTATTGAGACGGGGGAAAAGAGGACCTGGCAGGGCACGGAGGACAGCCGGGCCCCGAGCCGTTTGGGCCCCGCGTCGCCAGCAACCAAACCTGACTCCTGTGCGCATGCCTGTGCCCCGAAGTCCCCTGCCCCGGCCCCGAAGCCTCTGAAGGAAcgtgaaagaacaaacaaaaaagacatggtACCTGATGCCCGCCGGTAAAAGCAGAGCCCCGGAGGCATTTATTGAAAATACAGCATAAAAACACGACATCTACGGCCAGGAGTTACGGTTACAGCAAAGAGAGTCACCGGCCAATCCTCCGCAGGTGCGCTACACAACCAGAGAGGGCGAGCCACTTGGCAAGCGTCACAGACAGAAGGGACACGGGCTCCTCCCCGGGCGGGTGCGTCGAGGCAGTTGCTCAGCCCACGGTGGGGACCCCAGACTCGGAGAGAGAAGATAGCCAAGTGGGCCTCCCTCACGTCTTGGAGACAGTCACCCCGACCCCAGGTGGTCTGACAGTTGTCCCCAGTGGAAGGGACAGAGATCCGGGGTAGGGCGACACATTTCCAGTTAATAAGCCACGATCCCAGTGCTGCCTGCACTTCCTCAGCTGTTGCCAGTAAACATCAGAAGGTGCTGGAAATATGCTCCAAATAATGAACTTCAAAGGACAGACacgtaattttaaaaagtcacacagAACTCTAAAAAGCCCAGGAAGCCGCGCTCTGATGAGGCTCATCTCATGAGGGtgacttccccccacccccccgctagAGGGCAGGAAAGACATCTGCTCAGCAGGGGCTCCTGGCCAGCAAGAGAGCTGGTtatggttattataaataatttaacttaaatacacacatacacacagatgtcCTGCTTCTACTCAACGCCAAGAAAAGCAGTAATTAGCATCACACTGTCCGTTTCCTTGAGAACGGGAGATTCCGGGTACGAGGGCACGCACAGCCAGACCACTGGCTCTCGGCCTGGTACCTGcggcctcctctcccctctcggGCAGACTGATGGGGGCGAAGGGACAGGCAGtgggccgccccccccccccccccaccgcccaacAGCCAAGCCAGGCCAGCAGGTCTCGCTCCCAGTTcagccaggctccccactcctccttcctGGTCAGTCACCTTGCACCTCACCCTCTGCAGAGAACAAGCCGAGCCCAGCCAGGCAGGGGCTTGATCAGGGGCCACACGCCTAAGGGGGCAGCTCCAGACCCACCCGGGTGCCAGGGCGGGGCAAGGGCTGCTGCACACGCATGTGAGTGGGGCGGGGTGGCTTCTTAGGACCCCGAGAGCATAGAAAGACTGTGACGGTGGGGCCCAGGCTCCATGAAGGGCCTGGCCAGGGTGCTCTCCGACCTGCCCCTCAGGCTCACATGAGCCTCACGTGCACGTCATCTGCTTTGCCTTCCCCCGGCTCCGATGTGTAAAGGGGAGTGGTTGGCATCCTTGGGGTCCCATCTGGAGGGGGACTGATGCTCAGAGTGATGAGTGGCAGGGCACACCGGCCCTGGCGGGAGTCATCAGAGTGCAGAATGCAGGACGGAGACGCCTTGGGCCGCCCACCTGCAGGGACAGCACTCAGAGACGGCACCCTAGGCTAACTACTTCCTCTGCACGCGGGTGGCACTTCTGTGTCCACAGTGTGTCCACGCCAAGGGCAGCACTCAGGGGCCCTGGAGAAAGGTCCacctctcatttcacagatggtaAACTGAGGCTGGGAAGAGCCCGGGGCCTGGCTGGAACCAGCTAGTGAGTAGCAGGCGTGCTTCCCCGGGAGCGGTGGCTCTGTCCCCATCCTTCCGCCTGCCCCACAGGGAACTGGAACGCAGGAGCCTCAGTGGCCTCCACGAGCAgtgccaggagccaggagggcAGTGACAGGCCAGAGAGGGATAAGATGACAAATGACCCAGTGTCACGTGTGTCACTCTTGGGCCCCTGCCCCGTGCTATCCGCAGGGAGCAAGAACTTCCCCCAGGCACCATACGGGGGCTGAGTGGAGGCAACGGGACATCCCAGGCACGGGGTAGGGGAGCGGGCCAAGAGCACTCAGGCCTCCACTGCCAGATGGGGCAGCCTTTGCTAGGGAGGcctgcaccccagcccctgcAGGGGTGGGCGGAGGGCTCGGCCACCAGGACTGGGCCCTGGCTTTTAATGGCAGAGCAGCTGCGTCTCAGAAGAGGGAGCAGCACGTGTGTGCCCTGGTTCTGTCTAGCCCACAGCAGTGCccaaaaaatagatgaataaagaaaagacTGCTCGGATCCCCACCTGGGTGAACTCCCCCAGCAGCCTGGCTGCTAAGAAGACACTTGCTGACCATACGAACAGCAGGATTCTCTACTGTCCCCCTCAAGAGCCTCGCCCCACACACTCATGGTCAGGCCCAGTTGGGACCCAAGAACTGTGTTCTCCAttcctggggaaggaggctgAGGGACCATGGGTCTCAGGAAGGCCTTGGAGCTGCAAGCGAACTGTAAACCCGGGGGTGCAGCCCTGTGTCCTCTTGCTTCCCCGGCTCCGCGAGGGTTGGCCGGACCACCGTCAGGCCCAGAAGGATGGAACAGGGAAGTGATGTGGGGaccggggtggggggctctgctccggcccctgctcagcagcacCTGCCCACGCCGAGCAGCCCAAGGAGGCCATGCGGCAAGGGCCCAGCCCGCAGCCACGGTCACCAGCCCGAGCCAGGGGCTCAGGGATGGAGCAAAGTGAGAGGAGCGGCAGGGACCCGACGCTCACCCACGGTGTGAGAACCAGGGAAAGGGCGTGGCCAGGGTGGGGGCTCCTGGAGCTGCCAGCTGGAGGCCCTGGGTCAGAGGCAGGCCGTGCGGGTGCTGCCCGTGATCCAGTCTCGGGGCACTGACGGGGTCTTTGGCCAGAAAGACGGCGGCAGTGGTGGGCAGCTAGAGGGCACTTGGGAGGGTGGCTTGGTGGTGCCGGAAGGACAGGGGGCTCTAGGCTGGGCAAGGGCAGGAGTGAGGCAGGTAAGACGCAAGTCAGAGGGACCCTGCTCCGGGCCTGTCCGTCCGTCTGTCCTCCCCCCGCAGTCACTGCTGCTTCTCTGACCTTCGGGGCCGGAACCTCCGCGGGCCTGTCGCCTTCCTTGTGGCCACTGCTGCCGTGAAGCCCACCAGGCAGCACAGGGACGTGGTGCTGAACTTGAGCGTGTCCAGCCAGCCGGGTGAGGCGGCCTGCAGGTACTGCTCGGTCAGGTGCAGCCCCAGCAGCACGGCCCACAGGCAGGTGGAGAAGGCATCGATCCTCCGGAGCCTGCGGACAGAGGAGCGGCGGCGGTGAGGGCCCAGGGTGGGCAGGGTAAGAACAtagcccctcctgccccttccagcCTCCCACGTCCATCCCTGGCCCTGCTCAGAGGTCAGAGTCCAGGCCCAAGAGGAGAGCAGGGGCCTCTGACTCCCACTTCCCACACCCACACGCTACGTGACTCTGAATGGGCCTCCAGATCCCAGCCTGTAAAGCCGGCCTGAGGACCGTCCCTCAGAGCCGCTGGCATGACGCGGACACCATTCAGTACAGTCTCCAAGTGCACGGGGGGGCCAGGGACCCACCTGGTCCCCAACAACCGGAGAGGTAGGTGGTCATTACCACCCCGACTCTGCAGGCGAGGAGCCTGAGGGGGACAAGCATGCCAGGTGGCCGAAGCGCacggcagggaggggcaggccagCTCTAAGTGCCACCACTCCCTTGGGCAGGTCACACTGgtttcctctgccccacccccccaccctgacTCCCAGCTGCCAGAGAAGAGGGACCATGTCTTGTTCCAGCCACACCACGGAGCTTTTCCTCCCACCGAGTCCCGCCCCGCCTGGCTCCACACACACCTGATGCGACCAGCCAGCAACATGGCCAGCAGGCAGGTGAGCAGTCCCAGGGCCACGACGCCCATCTGGTGGCTCTGCCCGAAGGCCCAGGCCTCGCGCAGCTTCTCTGCCGCGTGCTCGGGCAGCAGGCCCAGCAGCTGCTGCCAGCCCTCGGCCCCCGGGGCAGTGCTGTTGTCGGGTGCGGCTGAGCCATTGCCACCGggcggcagggctgggggcagggtggcCTCTGGGGCAAAGGGGTTGCTGGTGCCATAGAGCGCAAGGGTCAGCAGAAAGGTACAGGCCAGGAAGGCGAGGGCGCGGAGCACGATGACCTGGACTGGGGCCTTCACCGCGGATGAGAAGCTCTGAGGGACCAAGAGAGACTGGTTAGCGAGATGGCCAGCACCACCGACAGCCATTCCCAGTGCCCGCTCTGCGTGGGGGTCTGGCCAGGGCCCCAGAGCACTTGCTGAAGAATCCACCtggttccaggggcgcctgggtggcccagtcagttaagtgtctgacttgatctcagctcaggtcttgatctcagggttgtgagtccaagccccccttgggaaaaaaaaaaaaaaaatccacctggTTCCTGATGGTCAGAGACAGTGTCTTTACTGGGTCTTAAATTCTTACGTACTCCCAGCTGTTTCTAGGTTTACTGCTGTGTTCCACCGATCTGTCTCCTTTCTCGGCCTTCATCCACCGCGGAAGTCACTATGCTGGGTAGGCTACTGCTCTGCTACGTTCTTTAGAGAAACCCTTTTGATATCACGGTGACCTGTTTTTTCTACTACGTTTTCCATTTTGTCAAGTTCTCATCAAAAGTTCCTATCATGCTCTTAACTACACACAGAGATAACTCAGGCCAAAATGCAGTTAAAAGAACCCAGCAATAAGTTGTTTGGTCTAGGAACACGGTGCTGGGGAGGAAGGCCAAAGGTCAGAGTGTCTGGCTTCCGGCTGTGCAGAAGTGCGCGTGGGGGCCGGGGCTGTGGCCTTGTGGTCAGGGGCCTGGGTGCAGCCTGGAAGATTTCTGGGGtgggtggtttgttttgttttgttttaagattttatttatttgtcaaagagagagcacaagcagggggagcggcaggcagagggagaagcaggcttcccgctgagcagggagcccgatgcggggctcgatcccaggaccctgggaccatgacctgagcagaaggcagacgcttaaccgaccgagccacccaggcgcccctggggtggATGGTTTTACTTCTAAATGCACCTGCTTCACGTTAGAGTTTTTAAACCAGAACATTCCATCAACCCAGTATAgtcataataattaaaaacacttttaGCAAGATAGtcccgggttcaaatcctggtgcGCGGCGCCCTGCAAGTTAGTTAACTCCCCACGTTTGGTTTCCAGCTGTACCCGGGGGTCACGGGGCCGAAGGGCAGACCCACCATGAAGGGTGCCGTGGGGGACACATGCCGGTGTCGGGGCAGCAGCACGTACTGCAGGGCCCTGACAAGCCCCCGCTCAAGAGCACAAACACAAATGCAACACGATCCTGAGCCAC
Proteins encoded in this region:
- the TMEM201 gene encoding transmembrane protein 201 isoform X1 translates to MLCVLASCDICDQLPCELVVLVLLSRSEAESLAHFCLPASLACARETQVVLRGRRAVRHPQARMKPTHTIVNCWFCNQDTVVPYGNRNCWDCPHCEQYNGFQENGDYNKPIPAQYLEHLNHVVSSAPGPRAPAQPQQWVSSQVLLCRRCSHHQTTKIKQLAAFAPRDEGRYDEEIEVYRHHLEQTYKLCRPCQAAVEYYLKHQNRQLRALLLSHQFRRREADQTHTQSFSSAVKAPVQVIVLRALAFLACTFLLTLALYGTSNPFAPEATLPPALPPGGNGSAAPDNSTAPGAEGWQQLLGLLPEHAAEKLREAWAFGQSHQMGVVALGLLTCLLAMLLAGRIRLRRIDAFSTCLWAVLLGLHLTEQYLQAASPGWLDTLKFSTTSLCCLVGFTAAVATRKATGPRRFRPRRCFPRDAAGLFPASPSLAVPCPSAGPSPSLFIPTAPGFLPLANQQLFRSPRRASPSSLPGRLSRALSLGTIPSLTRADSGYLFSGSRPPSQVSRSGEVPVSDYFSLLSGCYPSSPLPSPAPSVAGSVASSSGSLRHRRPLISPARLNLNGQKLLLFPSPPGEVPNTPSSSDEHSPHNGSLFPIEPPQVPQRSPAQDTKLTMDTRSAPERGSVCSSRSIKKEDDSSQSSTCVVDTTTQGCAEEAAAWRGRFRPSLVRGLLAVSLAANVLFTSAYLYQVLR
- the TMEM201 gene encoding transmembrane protein 201 isoform X2, giving the protein MEGVRALLARCPTAGLAGGLGVTACAAAGVLLYRIARRMKPTHTIVNCWFCNQDTVVPYGNRNCWDCPHCEQYNGFQENGDYNKPIPAQYLEHLNHVVSSAPGPRAPAQPQQWVSSQVLLCRRCSHHQTTKIKQLAAFAPRDEGRYDEEIEVYRHHLEQTYKLCRPCQAAVEYYLKHQNRQLRALLLSHQFRRREADQTHTQSFSSAVKAPVQVIVLRALAFLACTFLLTLALYGTSNPFAPEATLPPALPPGGNGSAAPDNSTAPGAEGWQQLLGLLPEHAAEKLREAWAFGQSHQMGVVALGLLTCLLAMLLAGRIRLRRIDAFSTCLWAVLLGLHLTEQYLQAASPGWLDTLKFSTTSLCCLVGFTAAVATRKATGPRRFRPRRCFPRDAAGLFPASPSLAVPCPSAGPSPSLFIPTAPGFLPLANQQLFRSPRRASPSSLPGRLSRALSLGTIPSLTRADSGYLFSGSRPPSQVSRSGEVPVSDYFSLLSGCYPSSPLPSPAPSVAGSVASSSGSLRHRRPLISPARLNLNGQKLLLFPSPPGEVPNTPSSSDEHSPHNGSLFPIEPPQVPQRSPAQDTKLTMDTRSAPERGSVCSSRSIKKEDDSSQSSTCVVDTTTQGCAEEAAAWRGRFRPSLVRGLLAVSLAANVLFTSAYLYQVLR